The Thermotoga maritima MSB8 region TCCCGTCCACCACAGGCAACATAACGACGCCGGCTGGAGTCAGCTGAACCACGAAACCGAGTTCGCTCGCCTTTGCCTCTAAACTCTCCCAGAGCTGCTTTCTCATGAGAGCGTATTTTTCTTCCATTTCGGAAATCTTTCTTGCGAATTCCTCGCTTTCGAAGGATTTGTTCAAAGCTTCAACCACTTCATTGATCAAATCTTCGAGCCTCTTTTTAAACCTCCTTCCCTGTCCCGCTTTGAAAGAAATGGCCTTTGGTTCATACGGATTCTCGAAATTGTAAACATACCCCCAGTCGTTCGGCACGGGAAGTTTCTTCGCGACATCCTGGAGCATCATCTGGACAAAGGTTCTTCTTCCCGTTCCCGTCATTCCTGTAACGAAGATGTTGTAACCCTTTTCTCTGATTCTTATTCCCGTTTCGATAGCCTCTTTCGCCCTCTTTTGACCTATAAAACCTTCGTTTGGAGGGACCTCCTCCGTGGTCTGAAAATTCAAAAAATCAAGGTCGAAACTGTTTATCTCATCGGGCCTCAATTTTCTGATCACCCTCTCACTCCTCATGAGGTAATTTTTTGTACGATCACATTTTATTGTACAATATTTTGAGGAGAAAACTGTTCAGGTGAACGAGAAAGGGTGGGATTGATGGGAAATGTCATAGTAGTGACTTCTGGAAAAGGAGGGGTGGGTAAAACCACCATAACGGCTAATCTCGGATGCGCCCTGGCCAAACTTGGAGAGAAGGTGTGTCTTATTGATGCCGACATAGGATTGAAAAATCTGGACATAGTTCTTGGGTTGGAAAACAGAATCGTTTACACCATGATCGATGTAGTGAATGGTAAGGTCTCTCCCCAAGAGGCTCTTGTCAAACACAAAATGCTGAAGAATCTGTATCTTCTTCCTGCTTCGCAGATAGCCACGAAAGAAATGATCTCGCCGAACGACATGAAAGCCATTGTGAAAGAACTGATACCGCACTTTGACTACATCATAATCGATTCCCCGGCCGGTATCGAAAGGGGGTTCAGAAACGCTGTTGCCCCAGCTGAGAGGGTGCTTGTTGTCACAACTCCGGAGCTTCCGGCAATCTCTGACGCGGATCGTGTGATCGGTCTTCTGGAAAACTTCGGATTTTCCGATGAGAAGATAAACGTGATCATAAACAGATTCAAACCGCACATGGTGAAAAAGGGAGAGATGCTCACCACTGACGATATCAAACACACACTGTCACTGGAGATCATAGCCGTTATACCGGACTCAGAAGATATCATAGTTGCTTCAAACACAGGAATCCCGGTTTCATTAAACGGAAATTCGAGGATTTCCAAAAACTTCGAAAACCTCGCAAGAAGAATTCGGGGAGAGGGTGTTCCTCTAGAGAACGATTTCGTCACCGTCTCAAAGGGTCTCATCGACACGCTGAAAGACTTCTTCTCAAAACTCAAGAGGGGATGATATTATGAAGTTCCTGTTCTGGGAGTTCGGAAAGAAAAACAAAAGCAGAGAAACCGCTAAAAAAAGGCTGGAACAGATAGTTGGGACAACAAAAAGAAGACAGATGAACATAACAGAGATCATTCCAAAAGAGATACTCGACAAGAATTCGGATAAGATAAAAGAGAGAATCGCCAGCTGGCTTTCCGAGACTTTCAACGTTGAAAAAGAAAAGATAAAGATAGATCTCGAAGAAAGAGAAGGTCATGTGGTGATAATCACAAATGTGTTTTTCAAATGAAGAGGGGGGAAATAGATGCTTAAAAGACTCACAGTTCGGACCTCTTCGCGAACGCAGTTCGTGGATATCACTTCGGAGATTGTGAAATTCATAGAAGAATCTAAAGTGAGAAACGGTATCTGCGTGGTTTTCGTTCCGCACACCACCGCGGGTATCACAATAAACGAAAACGCAGACCCGAGTGTGAGACAGGACATAATGAACACGCTGAACAAACTGGTTCCACCGTCGGCTGGTTACACACATCTGGAAGGAAACGCCGACTCTCATATAAAAGCGTCTCTGGTGGGATCTTCTGTCACGCTTATAATAGAAAACGGACGCCCTCTCCTCGGAACCTGGCAGGGAATATATTTCTGCGAATTCGACGGCCCGAGGACGAGGAGCGTTTATGTAAAAATCGTTGAGGGATGATTCAATCCAGCACTCGTGTTTTGATTTTCTCCTCTATTGAGATCTCCGTGAGTTCTTCGATGAAAACCATCTTTGGAGGTTCTATTCCGTTGAAACGGGTGTTGTACTCAACCGTGTAAGCCCCCGCGTTTATGAAGCACACAAGGTCGTTCAGAGTGATGCTCTTTGGAAGAAAGATTCTGTCGTATATCACATCCACGCTGTCACAAGTGGGACCCGCCAGATGGTACTCTTCGAGCTCTTCTCTTTCTTTTCCGAGGACTCTGATTTCGTACTCGAAGTTTTGGATAGTTTCTGCGAGCCCGTGAAATACTCCCGCGTCGATGTAAACCCATTTTTCACCTGATCTTTCGCTCTTCAAAAGCACTTTTGTGACAAGCCAGCCTGCTTCTCCGACCATGTACCTTCCGGGCTCGGCTATCACTTTCAAATTGTGGACAAACCAGAGGTTTTCGTCTATCGCCTCTTCGATTGCCTTTCCTATTTCTTCCATACTTGGAATTGGCTTTGTGTGCTGAACAGGAAAGCCTCCACCAACGTTCAAGAGGAAAAGATTCAAACCGGATCTCATGGCTTTTTTGAACACTCTCCCCGCGATCTCTATCGCCTTTTTCCAGCTTTCAGGATTCAAATTCTGAGATCCCACGTGAAAACTCAATCCCGCGGGGATCAGTTTCATCTTCGAAGCATAGGAGAGAAGCTGAAGAGCATGCTCTGGATTGGTTCCAAACTTTCTGGAAAGGGGCCAGTCTGCGTCTGCACCATCCGTTTCCACTCTCACAAAAACGAAGCTTCCAGGAGCATTTATAGCGACTTTTTCCACTTCCATCTCACTATCCACTGCAAAGAGCCTTATACCGTTTTTGTACGCGAACGCGATGTCTTCCTCTCTTTTTATGGTGTTACCAAAACTCATTCTCTTCCCATCCACACCAAGTGCGAGGAGCTTTTCTATCTCCCCCTTGGAAGCCACATCGAAATTACTCCCCAACCTGGCAAGAAGGGATATAATACGCGGGTGGGAGTTTGCCTTCACAGCGTAGTAAATATCCGCTTTTTTGAGAGCAGCTTTCATCTCCAGATATTTCTTTTCCACGACCGACAGATCGAAAAGAAGAAAAGGCGTTTTCACTACTTCAAGGGCTCTTCTAATCCAGTATTCCATCATGGACTCCTCCTCAACGGGATATGGTTATGCATATAAAGAATAGGTAAAAAACTCTTTCATAGAAAGACCCATTAAGTTAAATAAATATGTCTTTAGGATAAAACTAAGATTTCAAAACACCGTAAACCCCTTCTGATGAAGAATACAGAGATTTTGACAAAGCCGTATCCGGGGTGTACACTTAGGAGGTGCCGCCTTGAGCGGAAAGATTTTTAAGAAGGAGTGATTTTTTCATGAGAGGTACGGTTAAGTGGTTTGACTCCAAGAAAGGCTACGGTTTTATCACCATGGAGAACGGAGAGGACATCTTCGTTCACTGGTCAGCGATCCAGATGGACGGTTTCAAGACCCTCAGGGAAAACGAAACAGTCGAGTTCGAAGTCCAGAAAGGTACCAAAGGACCTCAGGCTGTCAATGTGAGACCTGTTAGATAATAGAGGTCGAAACCGAATCCAGGCCCCGGTGTTCATCACCGGGGCTTTTTTTGATATATTAGAAGTCGGACCAAAAAAAATCAGGAGGTGCTTCGAATTGGTCAGAGTCAGGTTCGCCCCGAGTCCAACAGGCCATCTCCACGTAGGTGGAGCCAGAACCGCTCTGTTCAACTGGATGTTCGCAAGAAAAGAGGGTGGAAAGTTTATCCTTCGAATAGAAGACACCGATACTGAGAGAAGCTCAAGAGAATACGAACAGCAGATCCTGGAATCTTTGAGGTGGTGCGGTCTCGATTGGGACGAAGGGCCTGACATAGGTGGAGATTTCGGACCCTATCGACAGAGCGAAAGACTCGAGATCTACCGAGAATACGCTGAGAAACTGGTGGAAGATAAGAGGGCTTATTACGTGGTTTACGATAAGGAAGATCCCTCTAAAGAGCTCTTCACAACTTACGAGTATCCCCACGAATACAAGGAGAAAGGGCATCCCGTTACCATAAAATTCAAAGTTCTTCCCGGAAAGACTTCCTTCGAGGATCTTCTGAAAGGCTACATGGAATTCGATAACTCCACCTTAGAAGATTTCATCATCATGAAGTCGAACGGATTTCCCACCTATAATTTTGCGGTCGTGGTGGACGATCATCTCATGAGAATCTCCCATGTGTTTCGCGGTGAAGATCACCTTTCTAACACCCCAAAACAGCTCATGATATACGAGGCTTTCGGATGGGAAGCACCCGTCTTCATGCACATTCCACTCATCCTTGGATCGGACAGAACGCCTTTGAGTAAAAGACATGGCGCCACTTCCGTTGAACACTTCAGAAGGGAGGGCATTTTGAGCAGGGCTTTGATGAACTATCTTGCACTTCTCGGATGGAGAGTGGAAGGAGACGAAATCTTCACTATAGAAGAGAAACTTCAGTCATTCGATCCAAAAGATATTTCGAACAAGGGAGTCATATTCGATTACCAGAAACTCGAATGGGTGAACGGAAAGCACATGAGAAGAATCGATCTCGAAGACCTGAAGAGGGAATTCATCGAATGGGCAAAGTACGCGGGAAAAGAAATCCCCTCCGTGGATGAAAGATACTTCTCAGAGACCCTCCGTATATGTCGGGAAAAGGTGAACACACTCTCTCAGCTGTACGACATCATGTATCCGTTCATGAACGACGATTACGAATACGAAAAGGACTATGTAGAGAAATTTTTGAAGAGAGAAGAAGCCGAAAGGGTGCTTGAAGAAGCAAAAAAAGCCTTCAAAGATCTCAACAGCTGGAATATGGAAGAGATAGAAAAAACATTGAGAGATCTTTCTGAAAAGGGTCTGGCATCGAAAAAGGTGGTCTTTCAGCTCATAAGAGGAGCGGTTACTGGAAAGCTGGTAACACCCGGTCTTTTTGAAACCATAGAGGTGCTGGGAAAAGAAAGAACACTGAAAAGACTTGAAAGAACTTTACAGTTCTTAAAGAAAACCTAAAAAAATCACGCTTTATAGTTGAGGGTGACAAAATGAGGCTTGCCTTCTTTGGAGATGTTCATGGAAATTTCGAAGCGTTGAAGGCCGTTCTGGAGGACATGGAGAACAAAGGTGTCGATGAAGTGTTCTGCCTTGGAGATTTGGTCGGCTATGGACCCGATCCTGAAGCTGTTGTACAGACAATCATGGAAAAAAACATCAAAACGATTATGGGAAACTACGACGATGCCGTTGGCTATTCCAAAGAGAGCTGTGGTTGTTCCTACGCGCCCGGAAGGGAAACAGAGGTTGGAGACATCTCCCTCAAGTGGTCGATCGAAAACACTTCTGAGAAAACCAGAGAATTTTTGAGAAATCTTCCCAAAAAGCTGAGTTTCGAAGTTGAAGGAGTCAGATTCTTGCTCGTTCATGGAAGTCCTCTAAACGAACTCCTCGAGTACGTGAAGCCCAACACTCCTCCAGACAGGCTGAAGAAGATCGTGGAATCGGTCGAAGAGAATGTTGTTGTGAACGGACACACTCACCTTCCCATGGTGAAATGGGTTATGGGAAAGCTCGTTTTGAACCCAGGAAGCGCCGGAAGACCGAAAGACGGGGACCCGAGAGCGTCTTACATGATCGTTGATGTTGAAAACGGTACGGTCAGCTTTGAAATAGTGCGTGTCAGGTACGATGTGAAGACAACCGTAGAAAAGATCGCAAGAAACGGCCTCCCAGTTGAACTTGCGACCGTTCTGGCACTCGGACAAACGTTCGACATGGGACCAGGGAAAGTCACTTTCACCCTCGGCCGATGAAGGCACAGCATCCTTTGAACTCACCCGTCCCGCCGACGGGCTTTGTGATGACATCCACGAGATCTTTCAACTCGCTTTGAAGCTTCTTTCTGTATTCCCCCCTCGGTTGCATACAGCCGAGGATTACTCTTTTGAACAGTTTTCTTGCCTTCTCGAAGAGTTTCACAACCTCCT contains the following coding sequences:
- the minD gene encoding septum site-determining protein MinD, whose translation is MGNVIVVTSGKGGVGKTTITANLGCALAKLGEKVCLIDADIGLKNLDIVLGLENRIVYTMIDVVNGKVSPQEALVKHKMLKNLYLLPASQIATKEMISPNDMKAIVKELIPHFDYIIIDSPAGIERGFRNAVAPAERVLVVTTPELPAISDADRVIGLLENFGFSDEKINVIINRFKPHMVKKGEMLTTDDIKHTLSLEIIAVIPDSEDIIVASNTGIPVSLNGNSRISKNFENLARRIRGEGVPLENDFVTVSKGLIDTLKDFFSKLKRG
- a CDS encoding secondary thiamine-phosphate synthase enzyme YjbQ, translating into MLKRLTVRTSSRTQFVDITSEIVKFIEESKVRNGICVVFVPHTTAGITINENADPSVRQDIMNTLNKLVPPSAGYTHLEGNADSHIKASLVGSSVTLIIENGRPLLGTWQGIYFCEFDGPRTRSVYVKIVEG
- a CDS encoding type III PLP-dependent enzyme, which encodes MMEYWIRRALEVVKTPFLLFDLSVVEKKYLEMKAALKKADIYYAVKANSHPRIISLLARLGSNFDVASKGEIEKLLALGVDGKRMSFGNTIKREEDIAFAYKNGIRLFAVDSEMEVEKVAINAPGSFVFVRVETDGADADWPLSRKFGTNPEHALQLLSYASKMKLIPAGLSFHVGSQNLNPESWKKAIEIAGRVFKKAMRSGLNLFLLNVGGGFPVQHTKPIPSMEEIGKAIEEAIDENLWFVHNLKVIAEPGRYMVGEAGWLVTKVLLKSERSGEKWVYIDAGVFHGLAETIQNFEYEIRVLGKEREELEEYHLAGPTCDSVDVIYDRIFLPKSITLNDLVCFINAGAYTVEYNTRFNGIEPPKMVFIEELTEISIEEKIKTRVLD
- a CDS encoding cold shock domain-containing protein; amino-acid sequence: MRGTVKWFDSKKGYGFITMENGEDIFVHWSAIQMDGFKTLRENETVEFEVQKGTKGPQAVNVRPVR
- the gltX gene encoding glutamate--tRNA ligase, with translation MVRVRFAPSPTGHLHVGGARTALFNWMFARKEGGKFILRIEDTDTERSSREYEQQILESLRWCGLDWDEGPDIGGDFGPYRQSERLEIYREYAEKLVEDKRAYYVVYDKEDPSKELFTTYEYPHEYKEKGHPVTIKFKVLPGKTSFEDLLKGYMEFDNSTLEDFIIMKSNGFPTYNFAVVVDDHLMRISHVFRGEDHLSNTPKQLMIYEAFGWEAPVFMHIPLILGSDRTPLSKRHGATSVEHFRREGILSRALMNYLALLGWRVEGDEIFTIEEKLQSFDPKDISNKGVIFDYQKLEWVNGKHMRRIDLEDLKREFIEWAKYAGKEIPSVDERYFSETLRICREKVNTLSQLYDIMYPFMNDDYEYEKDYVEKFLKREEAERVLEEAKKAFKDLNSWNMEEIEKTLRDLSEKGLASKKVVFQLIRGAVTGKLVTPGLFETIEVLGKERTLKRLERTLQFLKKT
- a CDS encoding metallophosphoesterase family protein; its protein translation is MRLAFFGDVHGNFEALKAVLEDMENKGVDEVFCLGDLVGYGPDPEAVVQTIMEKNIKTIMGNYDDAVGYSKESCGCSYAPGRETEVGDISLKWSIENTSEKTREFLRNLPKKLSFEVEGVRFLLVHGSPLNELLEYVKPNTPPDRLKKIVESVEENVVVNGHTHLPMVKWVMGKLVLNPGSAGRPKDGDPRASYMIVDVENGTVSFEIVRVRYDVKTTVEKIARNGLPVELATVLALGQTFDMGPGKVTFTLGR